One genomic segment of Aquipluma nitroreducens includes these proteins:
- a CDS encoding ABC transporter substrate-binding protein: protein MKKTYFLSVLLIFCLFVQAQQAKRIVSLVPWVTKSIYLMGEQDKLVGCTSYCPVEASDNIPVVASAMSVNIEKTLTLRPDVVIASSLIKPETIDNLKKLGLKVVYLPYPKSFEEICSYFIQVGELIGKPEKAREIVSQQRARLAKLISKVPVGKNPKEFFQIGAKPLFCAVPNTFQDDFIRFSGGKNIASGLKMGGVTREFVLTQNPDVIFIVTMGIVAEEEKDTWMGYSVLSASKDKKIFVLDADKTCSPTPVLFLDALEEIIKLIYE, encoded by the coding sequence ATGAAAAAGACATATTTTCTCAGTGTTCTATTAATTTTTTGTTTGTTCGTTCAGGCACAGCAAGCCAAACGTATCGTTTCGCTGGTTCCGTGGGTAACCAAAAGCATTTACCTGATGGGCGAACAAGATAAACTGGTGGGTTGTACCAGTTATTGCCCGGTTGAGGCTTCCGACAATATTCCGGTAGTGGCCTCGGCAATGAGCGTTAACATCGAAAAAACGCTGACATTGCGGCCTGACGTTGTTATCGCGTCGTCGTTAATCAAACCTGAAACCATCGACAATCTGAAAAAGCTCGGACTGAAAGTCGTTTACCTGCCTTATCCGAAATCGTTTGAAGAAATATGCTCGTATTTTATTCAGGTTGGTGAGCTGATTGGAAAACCTGAAAAAGCGCGCGAAATTGTGTCTCAGCAAAGGGCGCGGTTGGCCAAACTAATTTCAAAAGTTCCTGTCGGGAAAAATCCAAAGGAGTTCTTCCAGATTGGGGCCAAACCTCTATTTTGCGCGGTACCCAATACGTTTCAGGACGATTTTATTCGCTTTTCAGGAGGTAAAAACATCGCTTCGGGATTAAAAATGGGTGGTGTCACCCGCGAATTTGTGCTTACACAGAATCCTGATGTTATTTTCATTGTGACGATGGGAATTGTGGCTGAGGAAGAAAAAGATACCTGGATGGGCTATTCGGTGCTTTCGGCTAGCAAGGATAAGAAAATTTTTGTTCTCGATGCCGATAAAACCTGCAGCCCGACTCCTGTTTTGTTTCTGGATGCGCTGGAGGAAATCATCAAACTGATTTATGAGTAA
- a CDS encoding MarC family protein yields the protein MNDALSFGLLCFTSFFTLINPLSTMPVFMTMTAGLSEKERTYTARKASIVALITIIIFALSGQLLFKFFGISVNSFRVVGGVIFFIMGMDMLQARLGQVKIKDSEVKTYVNDISVTPLAIPMICGPGAITNSIVLMEDASTLTRKIVLFGMIVLVMFITYLVFYSSSRILKLLGQTGINVMMRLMGLIVMVIAVEFFFSGLKPIILDMIKG from the coding sequence ATGAACGATGCTCTTTCCTTCGGTCTTTTGTGTTTTACCTCCTTCTTCACATTGATCAATCCACTAAGCACCATGCCGGTTTTTATGACCATGACCGCCGGTTTGAGCGAAAAAGAACGAACCTACACTGCACGGAAAGCATCCATCGTTGCCTTAATCACCATTATTATTTTTGCACTGTCTGGTCAATTGCTCTTCAAGTTTTTCGGTATTTCGGTTAACAGCTTTCGGGTAGTTGGCGGCGTTATCTTTTTTATCATGGGAATGGATATGCTTCAGGCACGGCTCGGGCAGGTGAAAATTAAAGATTCGGAAGTAAAAACTTACGTGAATGACATTTCGGTGACGCCGCTGGCCATCCCGATGATTTGTGGTCCCGGCGCGATTACCAACTCTATCGTTCTGATGGAAGATGCCTCGACCCTGACCCGAAAGATTGTTCTTTTTGGTATGATAGTATTGGTCATGTTCATCACCTACCTGGTTTTTTACAGCTCGTCGCGCATCCTGAAGTTACTCGGGCAAACCGGAATCAATGTGATGATGCGCCTGATGGGATTGATTGTCATGGTAATCGCCGTCGAGTTTTTTTTCAGCGGATTAAAACCCATTATTCTCGATATGATTAAAGGTTAA
- a CDS encoding B12-binding domain-containing radical SAM protein, protein MSQKVLLITPPFTQLNTPYPATAYLKGFLNTQHIDSFQCDLGMEVILKLFSSEGLKALFQELETCNPQLSSNAQRIFNLRESYIQTIDQVIAFLQEKNVTLAHVICEGNYLPEASRFAQTEDLEWAFGTMGTRDKAKHLATLYLEDLSDLIVEAIDPHFGFSRYAERLGRSAATFDELHTELQKPESFIDRILLKLLQEKIELSNPTLVAFSVPFPGNLYSAFKCAQYLKKHYPEVKIAMGGGFPNTELRSLSDPRVFDYFDYILLDDGEAPILNLIEHLDGKREKADLKRTFALENQEVVYLNGSQQNDFSQFEVGTPDYSDFQLDSYLSVIEIVNPMHRLWSDGRWNKLTLAHGCYWGRCTFCDTSLDYIRRYEPNTVQHLCDRIEEMIRQTGQIGFHFVDEAAPPALMRALALEIIRRKLTVVWWTNIRFEKSFTYDLCLLLKESGCIAVSGGLEVASDRLLGMINKGVSVSKVAKVTDNFTRAGIMVHAYLMYGFPTQTTQETIDSLEVVRQLFEAGVVQSGFWHQFAMTAHSPVGLNPEQFKVKIENEKPGTFANNDLIHTDPTGTDHERFSEGLKKSLFNYMHGICFDFPLQDWFDFKVPRTTVAPKYIQESIDEQAYEPASPNAKIVWLGGVPSIRKYTKKKKNHSFEMAELTFSNKKHDLVIQLKQAEGEWLFEQIPTLSVENSSQITFGELEKSFEQHSGEDFVLFWNSPAMKELRENGLLML, encoded by the coding sequence GTGAGTCAAAAAGTACTTCTTATCACGCCACCGTTTACCCAGTTGAATACGCCGTATCCGGCAACGGCCTACCTGAAAGGGTTTCTGAATACGCAGCATATAGATTCGTTTCAGTGCGATTTAGGTATGGAAGTTATCCTGAAACTGTTTTCTTCGGAAGGTCTGAAAGCGCTTTTTCAGGAACTCGAAACATGCAACCCGCAACTTTCGTCTAATGCTCAGCGCATTTTCAATCTGCGCGAAAGCTATATTCAAACTATTGATCAAGTAATCGCTTTTTTGCAGGAAAAGAATGTGACGCTTGCTCACGTGATTTGTGAAGGAAATTATTTGCCTGAAGCCTCGCGCTTTGCCCAAACCGAAGATTTGGAATGGGCTTTCGGAACGATGGGAACCCGCGATAAAGCCAAACATCTGGCGACACTTTACCTCGAAGATTTGTCGGATTTGATTGTGGAAGCCATCGACCCGCATTTTGGCTTTAGCCGCTATGCCGAACGTTTGGGAAGATCAGCAGCAACTTTCGACGAATTGCATACCGAACTGCAAAAGCCCGAAAGTTTTATCGATCGCATTTTGCTGAAATTACTTCAGGAGAAAATCGAACTTTCCAATCCAACCTTGGTGGCATTTTCTGTTCCTTTCCCCGGAAATTTGTACAGCGCTTTTAAGTGCGCCCAGTACCTCAAAAAGCATTATCCTGAAGTGAAAATCGCCATGGGCGGCGGTTTCCCAAATACCGAACTACGCTCGCTGAGCGATCCACGCGTTTTCGACTACTTCGATTATATTTTGCTTGACGACGGCGAAGCGCCAATTCTGAACCTGATAGAACACCTTGACGGAAAACGCGAAAAAGCCGATTTGAAACGGACTTTTGCATTGGAAAACCAAGAAGTGGTTTACTTGAACGGTTCCCAACAAAATGACTTTTCTCAGTTCGAAGTTGGTACGCCCGATTATTCCGATTTTCAATTGGACAGCTACCTTTCGGTGATTGAAATTGTGAACCCTATGCACCGCCTCTGGAGCGATGGCCGCTGGAACAAACTTACGCTGGCACACGGTTGCTATTGGGGTCGCTGCACCTTTTGCGATACTTCGCTCGACTACATCCGTCGCTACGAACCCAACACTGTTCAGCATTTGTGCGACCGCATCGAAGAAATGATTCGCCAAACCGGGCAAATCGGGTTCCATTTTGTGGATGAAGCCGCGCCACCTGCATTAATGCGGGCTTTGGCACTTGAAATTATTCGCCGCAAACTAACCGTGGTTTGGTGGACGAACATCCGCTTCGAAAAAAGTTTTACATACGATTTGTGTTTGCTCCTGAAAGAATCCGGGTGCATCGCCGTTTCCGGAGGATTGGAAGTGGCTTCCGACCGCTTGTTGGGAATGATCAACAAAGGTGTGAGCGTTTCGAAAGTGGCCAAAGTCACCGACAATTTTACCCGAGCCGGGATCATGGTTCATGCTTATCTGATGTACGGTTTCCCAACCCAAACCACCCAGGAAACCATCGATTCGCTGGAAGTGGTGCGCCAATTGTTCGAAGCCGGAGTGGTTCAGTCGGGCTTCTGGCATCAGTTTGCCATGACGGCACATAGTCCGGTTGGCCTGAATCCTGAGCAGTTCAAAGTGAAAATTGAAAACGAAAAACCGGGTACATTCGCCAACAACGATCTGATTCACACCGATCCAACCGGAACCGATCACGAACGATTCAGCGAAGGATTGAAAAAATCGCTATTCAACTACATGCACGGCATTTGCTTCGATTTTCCGCTTCAGGACTGGTTCGATTTTAAAGTACCTCGAACCACAGTTGCACCCAAATACATTCAGGAATCCATTGACGAACAGGCCTATGAACCAGCCAGTCCAAATGCCAAGATCGTTTGGCTGGGCGGAGTTCCATCTATCCGAAAATACACCAAAAAGAAGAAAAACCACAGTTTTGAGATGGCCGAACTCACCTTCAGCAACAAGAAGCATGATTTGGTGATTCAGTTGAAACAGGCTGAAGGCGAATGGTTATTTGAGCAAATTCCTACACTTTCAGTTGAAAATTCATCACAAATTACCTTTGGCGAACTCGAAAAAAGCTTCGAACAACACTCTGGTGAAGATTTTGTGCTCTTCTGGAACAGCCCGGCTATGAAGGAATTGCGGGAAAATGGGTTGCTGATGTTGTAA
- a CDS encoding Dph6-related ATP pyrophosphatase: MQLFSSWSGGKDCMLALYRIQKSKNHQVKVLLNMCDADSDFSRSHGIHQDLVVRQAEALGLELLQPKTDRAGYEQNFKAAILKLKDRGITGGVFGDIYLWEHRHWIERVCNECGVEAIFPLWDNPVNELAAEIIDEGFKTLTVSVNAKQLTEDFLGRVYDSAFVEELSKIEGVDVCAELGEFHTFVYDGPNFHHPVSFQKGAVSFRNNHWFLEII; this comes from the coding sequence ATGCAATTATTTTCGTCGTGGAGTGGCGGCAAAGACTGTATGTTAGCGCTTTACCGCATTCAGAAATCTAAAAATCATCAGGTTAAAGTTCTCCTGAACATGTGTGATGCCGATTCGGATTTTTCGCGTTCTCATGGAATTCATCAGGATTTGGTAGTCCGGCAAGCTGAGGCATTGGGTCTCGAACTGCTTCAACCGAAAACAGATCGGGCTGGTTATGAGCAGAATTTTAAAGCTGCCATCCTGAAACTGAAAGATCGGGGAATTACGGGTGGCGTGTTTGGAGATATTTACCTTTGGGAACATCGTCACTGGATTGAGCGGGTGTGCAACGAGTGCGGCGTCGAGGCCATTTTCCCTTTGTGGGACAATCCGGTTAACGAGCTGGCTGCTGAAATTATCGATGAAGGTTTTAAAACCCTGACTGTTTCGGTAAATGCCAAACAACTGACCGAAGATTTTCTGGGGCGGGTGTACGATTCGGCATTCGTTGAAGAACTTTCGAAAATTGAAGGCGTTGACGTTTGCGCCGAGTTGGGCGAATTTCACACTTTTGTGTACGATGGGCCTAACTTTCATCATCCGGTTTCGTTTCAAAAAGGAGCCGTTAGTTTTCGCAACAACCATTGGTTTCTGGAGATCATCTAA
- the trpS gene encoding tryptophan--tRNA ligase has product MTKQIVVSGIRPTGNLHLGNYFGAVRSFLKMQEDYNCYFFIADIHSLTTHPTPVNLQSGVKQVLAEYLACGIDPEKSIIFIQSDVPEVSELYAFLNMNAYLGELERTTSFKEKARKNPENVNAGLLTYPVLMAADIIIHKAQFVPVGKDQEQNLEMARKFAGRFNRMYNCELFPLPQPFTFDGGDMIKVPGLDGSGKMGKSEGNGIFLVEDPKDIRKKVMRAVTDAGPLEPNSKKAEAVENLFTLLKIVSTPEVVSHFDAAYNDCSIRYGDLKKQLAEDIIAFTSPIRESILEILKDEAYLGKVARMGAERARESAQKTLNEVKDVIGFRRLF; this is encoded by the coding sequence ATGACCAAACAGATAGTTGTCAGTGGCATTAGGCCAACCGGAAATTTGCACCTCGGAAATTATTTCGGTGCGGTGCGTAGCTTTTTGAAAATGCAGGAAGATTACAACTGCTATTTTTTCATCGCCGATATTCATTCGCTCACCACGCATCCGACCCCGGTAAATTTACAGTCGGGCGTAAAACAGGTGTTGGCCGAATACCTGGCTTGCGGAATCGATCCGGAGAAATCAATCATTTTTATCCAGAGCGATGTGCCTGAAGTATCTGAACTGTACGCTTTCCTGAATATGAACGCTTACTTGGGCGAATTGGAACGCACCACTTCGTTTAAAGAAAAGGCCCGTAAAAATCCAGAAAACGTGAATGCCGGATTGCTGACTTACCCGGTTTTAATGGCTGCCGATATCATTATCCATAAAGCCCAGTTTGTTCCGGTAGGAAAAGATCAGGAGCAAAACCTGGAAATGGCCCGCAAATTTGCCGGACGTTTCAACCGCATGTATAATTGCGAATTGTTCCCATTGCCACAACCATTTACCTTCGATGGTGGCGACATGATTAAAGTTCCGGGACTCGATGGCAGCGGTAAAATGGGCAAGTCGGAAGGAAACGGGATTTTTCTGGTTGAAGACCCGAAAGACATCCGCAAAAAGGTGATGCGCGCAGTAACTGATGCTGGCCCACTTGAACCAAACAGCAAAAAAGCTGAAGCCGTAGAAAACCTGTTCACCCTGCTGAAAATTGTTTCAACACCTGAGGTGGTCAGCCATTTTGATGCGGCTTACAACGATTGCAGCATCCGTTACGGAGACCTGAAAAAACAACTTGCGGAAGACATAATTGCTTTTACCTCGCCAATCCGCGAAAGCATTCTGGAAATCCTGAAGGATGAAGCTTATTTGGGTAAAGTTGCCCGAATGGGAGCCGAACGTGCCCGCGAATCGGCACAAAAAACATTGAATGAAGTAAAAGATGTGATTGGATTCAGGAGGCTGTTCTAA
- a CDS encoding NAD(P)-dependent oxidoreductase: MKQEIKIAVLGGGGRTGKYLVNKLIARGFQIKLLLRKPEEFQIKSSLIEIIKGDAINPEDISNLVQGCQAVISTVGQRPGEPLVASRTVTNVLEAMNKSGINRFISLAGINIDTPFDKKGKETSLATEWMKANFPEIQADRQKAYSILSASELNWTFVRVPFIEFSESSGELAVNLEDCPGNKICAGNIADFLVAQLTDETYFRKSPFIANV; encoded by the coding sequence ATGAAACAAGAAATAAAAATTGCAGTTCTTGGCGGCGGTGGCCGAACTGGTAAATATCTGGTAAATAAATTAATCGCTCGGGGATTCCAAATCAAGCTACTACTCCGGAAACCTGAAGAATTCCAAATCAAAAGTTCGTTAATCGAGATTATCAAAGGTGATGCCATCAATCCTGAAGATATCAGTAATCTGGTTCAAGGTTGTCAAGCGGTAATCAGCACAGTTGGACAACGTCCAGGCGAGCCGCTTGTAGCCAGCCGCACAGTGACAAATGTGTTGGAAGCCATGAATAAATCGGGAATCAATCGTTTTATCTCGCTGGCCGGGATAAACATCGATACGCCGTTCGACAAAAAAGGAAAAGAAACCAGTCTGGCAACCGAATGGATGAAAGCGAACTTCCCCGAAATTCAAGCCGACAGGCAAAAAGCATATTCTATTTTGTCGGCAAGTGAGCTAAATTGGACCTTTGTTCGGGTTCCTTTCATTGAATTTTCAGAATCTTCAGGCGAATTGGCCGTAAATCTGGAAGATTGCCCTGGGAATAAGATCTGTGCCGGTAACATTGCCGATTTTCTGGTTGCGCAACTCACCGATGAAACCTATTTCAGGAAATCGCCTTTTATTGCAAATGTATAA